A genomic window from Lutra lutra chromosome 17, mLutLut1.2, whole genome shotgun sequence includes:
- the KIRREL2 gene encoding kin of IRRE-like protein 2 isoform X1, with protein MLVLAPLVLLFCLRGHAGLSPHFLQQPDDLVALLGDEARLPCALGEYWGLVQWTKDGLALGGERDLPGWSRYWISGNAASGQHDLYIRPVELEDQASYECQATQAGLRSRPAQLHVLVPPEAPQVLGGPFVSLVAGIPVNLTCRSRGDARPTPELLWFRDGIRLDGTTFHQTLLKEGTTGSVESILSLTPSSHDDGATLVCRARSQALPSGKDTAITLSLQYPPVVTLSAEPQTVLEGEKVTFLCQATAQPPVTGYRWAKGGSPVLGARGPMLEVVADASFLTEPVSCEVSNAVGSANRSTALDVQFGPILQARPEPMSVDVGEDASFSCAWRGNPLPRVTWTRSGDAQVLGSGPTLRLPSVGPEDAGDYVCRAEPGLSGLGGGAAEARLTVNAPPVVTALHSAPAFLRGPARLQCLVFASPAPDAVVWSWDEGFLEVGSRGRFLVETFPVPEGREGPGPALISVLHILGTQESDFSRGFNCSARNRLGEGGTQVSLGRRDLLPTVQIVAGVASAAMTLLTVIIGVTLCCWRHGKASFSKQKNLVRIPGSSDGSSSRGPEEETGSSEDRGPIVHTDHNDLVLDEEGALETKDPTNGYYKVRGVSVSLSLGEGPGGGLFLPPPSPLGHPGTPTFYDFNPHLGMVPPCRLYRARAGYLTTPHPRAFTSYSKPTSIGPPDLAPRTPPFPYAAFPIPSHPRLQTHV; from the exons GGTGGTCCCGGTACTGGATTTCAGGGAATGCAGCCAGCGGCCAGCACGATCTTTACATTAGGCCCGTGGAGCTAGAGGATCAAGCTTCATATGAGTGCCAGGCCACACAAGCAGGCCTCCGCTCTCGACCAGCCCAACTGCATGTGCTGG TGCCCCCAGAAGCCCCCCAGGTGCTGGGCGGCCCCTTTGTGTCTCTGGTGGCTGGAATTCCAGTGAATCTGACCTGTCGGAGCCGTGGGGATGCACGCCCCACCCCTGAGCTGCTGTGGTTCCGAGATGGGATCCGACTGGATGGGACCACCTTCCACCAG ACCCTGCTGAAAGAAGGAACCACTGGGTCAGTGGAGAGCATCTTATCCTTGACTCCTTCCAGCCATGATGATGGAGCCACCTTGGTCTGTCGGGCCAGGAGCCAGGCCCTGCCGTCGGGGAAGGATACAGCTATCACACTGAGCCTGCAGT ACCCCCCAGTAGTGACTCTGTCTGCAGAACCACAGACTGtgctggagggagagaaggtcaCTTTCCTGTGCCAGGCCACAGCTCAACCTCCTGTCACTGGCTATAG GTGGGCAAAGGGAGGCTCCCCGGTGCTCGGGGCCCGCGGGCCAATGTTGGAGGTCGTGGCAGACGCCTCATTCCTGACTGAGCCCGTGTCCTGCGAGGTCAGCAACGCTGTGGGTAGCGCCAACCGCAGCACCGCGCTCGACGTGCAGT tCGGGCCAATTCTGCAGGCAAGGCCAGAGCCCATGTCAGTAGACGTAGGGGAAGACGCTTCCTTCAGCTGCGCCTGGCGCGGGAACCCGCTCCCACGGGTAACTTGGACCCGCAGCGGGGACGCACAG GTGCTGGGGTCCGGGCCCACGCTGCGTCTTCCGTCGGTGGGGCCCGAAGATGCAGGCGACTACGTATGCAGGGCTGAACCGGGGCTCTCGGGCCTGGGGGGCGGCGCTGCGGAGGCTAGGCTGACTGTGAACG CTCCCCCAGTTGTGACTGCCCTGCATTCTGCGCCCGCCTTCTTGAGGGGCCCCGCCCGCCTCCAGTGTCTAGTCTTCGCATCCCCAGCTCCAGATGCCGTG GTCTGGTCATGGGATGAGGGCTTTCTCGAGGTAGGGTCACGGGGTCGGTTCCTGGTGGAGACATTCCCAGTTCCAGAAGGCCGTGAGGGACCGGGCCCAGCCCTGATCTCTGTGCTACACATTTTGGGGACCCAGGAATCCGATTTTAGCCGGGGTTTCAACTGCAGTGCCAGGAACCGGTTGGGTGAGGGAGGCACCCAGGTCAGCCTGGGGCGTAGAG ACTTGCTGCCCACTGTCCAGATTGTGGCTGGAGTGGCTTCTGCAGCCATGACTCTTCTTACGGTCATCATCGGGGTGACCCTCTGCTGCTGGCGCCATGGCAAGG CTTCTTTCTCCAAGCAAAAGAACCTGGTGCGAATCCCAGGGAGCAGCGATGGTTCCAGTTCTCGGGGCCCTGAGGAGGAGACAGGCAGCAGCGAGGACCGG GGACCCATTGTGCACACGGACCACAATGACCTGGTTCTGGATGAGGAGGGGGCTCTGGAGACCAAG GATCCAACCAATGGTTACTACAAGGTCCGAGGAGTCAGTGTGAGCCTGAGCCTTGGTGAAGGCCCTGGAGGGGGCCTCTTCctgccgcccccctcccccctcggACATCCAGGGACCCCTACCTTCTATGACTTCAACCCACACCTAGGCATGGTCCCCCCCTGCAGACTTTATAGAGCTCGGGCAGGTTATCTCACCACACCCCACCCTCGAGCTTTTACCAGCTACAGCAAACCGACATCCATTGGACCCCCAGATCTGGCCCCCAGGACTCCACCCTTCCCATATGCTGCTTTTCCCATACCCAGCCACCCTCGTCTCCAGACTCATGTATGA
- the KIRREL2 gene encoding kin of IRRE-like protein 2 isoform X2, which yields MLVLAPLVLLFCLRGHAGLSPHFLQQPDDLVALLGDEARLPCALGEYWGLVQWTKDGLALGGERDLPGWSRYWISGNAASGQHDLYIRPVELEDQASYECQATQAGLRSRPAQLHVLVPPEAPQVLGGPFVSLVAGIPVNLTCRSRGDARPTPELLWFRDGIRLDGTTFHQTLLKEGTTGSVESILSLTPSSHDDGATLVCRARSQALPSGKDTAITLSLQYPPVVTLSAEPQTVLEGEKVTFLCQATAQPPVTGYRWAKGGSPVLGARGPMLEVVADASFLTEPVSCEVSNAVGSANRSTALDVQFGPILQARPEPMSVDVGEDASFSCAWRGNPLPRVTWTRSGDAQVLGSGPTLRLPSVGPEDAGDYVCRAEPGLSGLGGGAAEARLTVNAPPVVTALHSAPAFLRGPARLQCLVFASPAPDAVVWSWDEGFLEVGSRGRFLVETFPVPEGREGPGPALISVLHILGTQESDFSRGFNCSARNRLGEGGTQVSLGRRASFSKQKNLVRIPGSSDGSSSRGPEEETGSSEDRGPIVHTDHNDLVLDEEGALETKDPTNGYYKVRGVSVSLSLGEGPGGGLFLPPPSPLGHPGTPTFYDFNPHLGMVPPCRLYRARAGYLTTPHPRAFTSYSKPTSIGPPDLAPRTPPFPYAAFPIPSHPRLQTHV from the exons GGTGGTCCCGGTACTGGATTTCAGGGAATGCAGCCAGCGGCCAGCACGATCTTTACATTAGGCCCGTGGAGCTAGAGGATCAAGCTTCATATGAGTGCCAGGCCACACAAGCAGGCCTCCGCTCTCGACCAGCCCAACTGCATGTGCTGG TGCCCCCAGAAGCCCCCCAGGTGCTGGGCGGCCCCTTTGTGTCTCTGGTGGCTGGAATTCCAGTGAATCTGACCTGTCGGAGCCGTGGGGATGCACGCCCCACCCCTGAGCTGCTGTGGTTCCGAGATGGGATCCGACTGGATGGGACCACCTTCCACCAG ACCCTGCTGAAAGAAGGAACCACTGGGTCAGTGGAGAGCATCTTATCCTTGACTCCTTCCAGCCATGATGATGGAGCCACCTTGGTCTGTCGGGCCAGGAGCCAGGCCCTGCCGTCGGGGAAGGATACAGCTATCACACTGAGCCTGCAGT ACCCCCCAGTAGTGACTCTGTCTGCAGAACCACAGACTGtgctggagggagagaaggtcaCTTTCCTGTGCCAGGCCACAGCTCAACCTCCTGTCACTGGCTATAG GTGGGCAAAGGGAGGCTCCCCGGTGCTCGGGGCCCGCGGGCCAATGTTGGAGGTCGTGGCAGACGCCTCATTCCTGACTGAGCCCGTGTCCTGCGAGGTCAGCAACGCTGTGGGTAGCGCCAACCGCAGCACCGCGCTCGACGTGCAGT tCGGGCCAATTCTGCAGGCAAGGCCAGAGCCCATGTCAGTAGACGTAGGGGAAGACGCTTCCTTCAGCTGCGCCTGGCGCGGGAACCCGCTCCCACGGGTAACTTGGACCCGCAGCGGGGACGCACAG GTGCTGGGGTCCGGGCCCACGCTGCGTCTTCCGTCGGTGGGGCCCGAAGATGCAGGCGACTACGTATGCAGGGCTGAACCGGGGCTCTCGGGCCTGGGGGGCGGCGCTGCGGAGGCTAGGCTGACTGTGAACG CTCCCCCAGTTGTGACTGCCCTGCATTCTGCGCCCGCCTTCTTGAGGGGCCCCGCCCGCCTCCAGTGTCTAGTCTTCGCATCCCCAGCTCCAGATGCCGTG GTCTGGTCATGGGATGAGGGCTTTCTCGAGGTAGGGTCACGGGGTCGGTTCCTGGTGGAGACATTCCCAGTTCCAGAAGGCCGTGAGGGACCGGGCCCAGCCCTGATCTCTGTGCTACACATTTTGGGGACCCAGGAATCCGATTTTAGCCGGGGTTTCAACTGCAGTGCCAGGAACCGGTTGGGTGAGGGAGGCACCCAGGTCAGCCTGGGGCGTAGAG CTTCTTTCTCCAAGCAAAAGAACCTGGTGCGAATCCCAGGGAGCAGCGATGGTTCCAGTTCTCGGGGCCCTGAGGAGGAGACAGGCAGCAGCGAGGACCGG GGACCCATTGTGCACACGGACCACAATGACCTGGTTCTGGATGAGGAGGGGGCTCTGGAGACCAAG GATCCAACCAATGGTTACTACAAGGTCCGAGGAGTCAGTGTGAGCCTGAGCCTTGGTGAAGGCCCTGGAGGGGGCCTCTTCctgccgcccccctcccccctcggACATCCAGGGACCCCTACCTTCTATGACTTCAACCCACACCTAGGCATGGTCCCCCCCTGCAGACTTTATAGAGCTCGGGCAGGTTATCTCACCACACCCCACCCTCGAGCTTTTACCAGCTACAGCAAACCGACATCCATTGGACCCCCAGATCTGGCCCCCAGGACTCCACCCTTCCCATATGCTGCTTTTCCCATACCCAGCCACCCTCGTCTCCAGACTCATGTATGA
- the KIRREL2 gene encoding kin of IRRE-like protein 2 isoform X3 yields the protein MLVLAPLVLLFCLRGHAGWSRYWISGNAASGQHDLYIRPVELEDQASYECQATQAGLRSRPAQLHVLVPPEAPQVLGGPFVSLVAGIPVNLTCRSRGDARPTPELLWFRDGIRLDGTTFHQTLLKEGTTGSVESILSLTPSSHDDGATLVCRARSQALPSGKDTAITLSLQYPPVVTLSAEPQTVLEGEKVTFLCQATAQPPVTGYRWAKGGSPVLGARGPMLEVVADASFLTEPVSCEVSNAVGSANRSTALDVQFGPILQARPEPMSVDVGEDASFSCAWRGNPLPRVTWTRSGDAQVLGSGPTLRLPSVGPEDAGDYVCRAEPGLSGLGGGAAEARLTVNAPPVVTALHSAPAFLRGPARLQCLVFASPAPDAVVWSWDEGFLEVGSRGRFLVETFPVPEGREGPGPALISVLHILGTQESDFSRGFNCSARNRLGEGGTQVSLGRRDLLPTVQIVAGVASAAMTLLTVIIGVTLCCWRHGKASFSKQKNLVRIPGSSDGSSSRGPEEETGSSEDRGPIVHTDHNDLVLDEEGALETKDPTNGYYKVRGVSVSLSLGEGPGGGLFLPPPSPLGHPGTPTFYDFNPHLGMVPPCRLYRARAGYLTTPHPRAFTSYSKPTSIGPPDLAPRTPPFPYAAFPIPSHPRLQTHV from the exons GGTGGTCCCGGTACTGGATTTCAGGGAATGCAGCCAGCGGCCAGCACGATCTTTACATTAGGCCCGTGGAGCTAGAGGATCAAGCTTCATATGAGTGCCAGGCCACACAAGCAGGCCTCCGCTCTCGACCAGCCCAACTGCATGTGCTGG TGCCCCCAGAAGCCCCCCAGGTGCTGGGCGGCCCCTTTGTGTCTCTGGTGGCTGGAATTCCAGTGAATCTGACCTGTCGGAGCCGTGGGGATGCACGCCCCACCCCTGAGCTGCTGTGGTTCCGAGATGGGATCCGACTGGATGGGACCACCTTCCACCAG ACCCTGCTGAAAGAAGGAACCACTGGGTCAGTGGAGAGCATCTTATCCTTGACTCCTTCCAGCCATGATGATGGAGCCACCTTGGTCTGTCGGGCCAGGAGCCAGGCCCTGCCGTCGGGGAAGGATACAGCTATCACACTGAGCCTGCAGT ACCCCCCAGTAGTGACTCTGTCTGCAGAACCACAGACTGtgctggagggagagaaggtcaCTTTCCTGTGCCAGGCCACAGCTCAACCTCCTGTCACTGGCTATAG GTGGGCAAAGGGAGGCTCCCCGGTGCTCGGGGCCCGCGGGCCAATGTTGGAGGTCGTGGCAGACGCCTCATTCCTGACTGAGCCCGTGTCCTGCGAGGTCAGCAACGCTGTGGGTAGCGCCAACCGCAGCACCGCGCTCGACGTGCAGT tCGGGCCAATTCTGCAGGCAAGGCCAGAGCCCATGTCAGTAGACGTAGGGGAAGACGCTTCCTTCAGCTGCGCCTGGCGCGGGAACCCGCTCCCACGGGTAACTTGGACCCGCAGCGGGGACGCACAG GTGCTGGGGTCCGGGCCCACGCTGCGTCTTCCGTCGGTGGGGCCCGAAGATGCAGGCGACTACGTATGCAGGGCTGAACCGGGGCTCTCGGGCCTGGGGGGCGGCGCTGCGGAGGCTAGGCTGACTGTGAACG CTCCCCCAGTTGTGACTGCCCTGCATTCTGCGCCCGCCTTCTTGAGGGGCCCCGCCCGCCTCCAGTGTCTAGTCTTCGCATCCCCAGCTCCAGATGCCGTG GTCTGGTCATGGGATGAGGGCTTTCTCGAGGTAGGGTCACGGGGTCGGTTCCTGGTGGAGACATTCCCAGTTCCAGAAGGCCGTGAGGGACCGGGCCCAGCCCTGATCTCTGTGCTACACATTTTGGGGACCCAGGAATCCGATTTTAGCCGGGGTTTCAACTGCAGTGCCAGGAACCGGTTGGGTGAGGGAGGCACCCAGGTCAGCCTGGGGCGTAGAG ACTTGCTGCCCACTGTCCAGATTGTGGCTGGAGTGGCTTCTGCAGCCATGACTCTTCTTACGGTCATCATCGGGGTGACCCTCTGCTGCTGGCGCCATGGCAAGG CTTCTTTCTCCAAGCAAAAGAACCTGGTGCGAATCCCAGGGAGCAGCGATGGTTCCAGTTCTCGGGGCCCTGAGGAGGAGACAGGCAGCAGCGAGGACCGG GGACCCATTGTGCACACGGACCACAATGACCTGGTTCTGGATGAGGAGGGGGCTCTGGAGACCAAG GATCCAACCAATGGTTACTACAAGGTCCGAGGAGTCAGTGTGAGCCTGAGCCTTGGTGAAGGCCCTGGAGGGGGCCTCTTCctgccgcccccctcccccctcggACATCCAGGGACCCCTACCTTCTATGACTTCAACCCACACCTAGGCATGGTCCCCCCCTGCAGACTTTATAGAGCTCGGGCAGGTTATCTCACCACACCCCACCCTCGAGCTTTTACCAGCTACAGCAAACCGACATCCATTGGACCCCCAGATCTGGCCCCCAGGACTCCACCCTTCCCATATGCTGCTTTTCCCATACCCAGCCACCCTCGTCTCCAGACTCATGTATGA